One window of the Podospora pseudopauciseta strain CBS 411.78 chromosome 4, whole genome shotgun sequence genome contains the following:
- the MET22 gene encoding 3'(2'),5'-bisphosphate nucleotidase (BUSCO:EOG09262HP3; EggNog:ENOG503NU2N; COG:F; COG:P): MPRDPSHKFRLPPLLLTSLLILILAAFIPSITPRLTLILSHLRSQSTTPNLAKMTSLYSRELEIAQLAVQRASILTKRVFHETSKGTVSKDDASPVTIGDFGAQALIISALKHNFPHDEIVAEEEATELRANPPLRDQIWELVRTTSLDDVAAEGLLGGGIKDADAMLDIIDQGNSKGGKVGRVWTIDPIDGTKGFLRGGQYAVCLALLEDGDVKVGAIGCPNLPVDDAAPLTADIGANATDDEGRGVLFSAVIGQGATSRPLKAGALAEGRSISMKPLTDMSNASFCESVEAGHSNQSESAQIAQKLGITKQSVRMDSQAKYGSIARGAGDIYLRLPTSKTYQEKIWDHAAGDLIVREAGGQVTDIKGNRLNFGVGRTLATNSGVIAAPKAVHSQVLSVVQEVLGVK; encoded by the coding sequence ATGCCTCGTGATCCCTCTCATAAATTCCGTCTTCCTCCCTTGTTACTCACCTCTCTCCTAATCCTCATCCTGGCGGCCTTCATCCCCTCCATAACCCCCCgcctcaccctcatcctctcccacctccgctcccaatccaccaccccaaacctCGCCAAAATGACGTCCCTCTACTCCCGCGAGCTCGAAATCGCCCAGCTAGCCGTCCAACGCgcctccatcctcaccaaaCGCGTCTTCCACGAGACCTCCAAAGGAACCGTCTCCAAAGACGACGCCTCCCCCGTCACCATCGGCGACTTCGGCGCCCAAGCCCTGATCATCTCCGCCCTCAAGCACAACTTCCCCCACGACGAAATCGtcgccgaggaagaggccaCCGAGCTCCGcgccaaccctcccctccgcgATCAAATCTGGGAGCTTGTCCGCACTACCAGCTTGGATGACGTCGCTGCTGAGGGGCTTTTGGGAGGCGGGATCAAGGATGCGGATGCAATGCTTGATATCATCGACCAAGGAAACAGCAAAGGTGGAAAAGTCGGGAGGGTCTGGACTATTGATCCAATTGATGGCACCAAGGGTTTTTTGAGAGGGGGGCAATACGCCGTTTGCCTTGCCCTGCTAGAGGACGGGGATGTCAAAGTGGGAGCGATTGGGTGTCCTAACTTGCCGGTTGACGATGCGGCACCTTTGACGGCCGATATCGGGGCTAATGCTACCGACGACGAAGGGAGGGGTGTGCTTTTTTCTGCGGTTATTGGACAGGGCGCAACGAGCAGACCTCTCAAGGCCGGTGCCCTGGCTGAGGGGAGGAGCATCTCTATGAAGCCTCTTACCGACATGTCCAACGCAAGCTTTTGCGAGAGCGTCGAGGCGGGGCACTCGAATCAGAGCGAGTCGGCGCAGATTGCGCAGAAGCTGGGGATTACCAAGCAGAGTGTGAGAATGGACTCGCAGGCCAAGTACGGGTCTATTGCCAGAGGCGCGGGAGATATCTACCTGCGTTTGCCGACTTCTAAGACATACCAGGAGAAGATCTGGGATCACGCTGCTGGTGATTTGATTGTGAGGGAAGCTGGCGGCCAGGTAACCGATATCAAGGGTAACCGTCTGAATTTTGGCGTGGGGAGGACGTTGGCCACCAACAGCGGTGTCATTGCTGCGCCAAAGGCGGTTCACAGCCAAGTCCTGAGCGTCGTTCAGGAGGTCCTGGGTGTAAAATAA